A window of Cloacibacillus sp. An23 contains these coding sequences:
- a CDS encoding CGGC domain-containing protein has translation MGIKFVLIIQCDVARQRCSGFACTDSFYERAGFFKDCGYAHGVRYIALTCGGCCGASLASKLEHFSKKLAQATGIKKDEVAVHLSSCMVTDNYHHDRCPHLGYIKALVLKKGFKNIVDGTFKSENATKKREAGIYKSYEMQKLDCAE, from the coding sequence ATGGGCATAAAATTCGTACTCATAATACAGTGCGACGTCGCGCGGCAGAGATGCAGCGGCTTCGCCTGCACCGACAGCTTCTACGAGCGCGCCGGATTCTTCAAAGACTGCGGCTACGCTCACGGCGTCCGCTACATCGCGCTCACCTGCGGCGGCTGCTGCGGAGCGAGCCTCGCCTCGAAACTCGAACACTTCTCGAAAAAACTCGCCCAAGCGACGGGAATCAAGAAAGACGAGGTCGCCGTCCACCTCTCGTCCTGCATGGTCACGGACAACTACCACCACGACCGCTGCCCGCACCTCGGCTACATCAAAGCGCTCGTCCTCAAAAAAGGCTTCAAGAACATCGTAGACGGCACGTTCAAAAGCGAAAACGCCACGAAAAAACGCGAAGCGGGAATATACAAAAGCTACGAAATGCAGAAACTCGACTGCGCGGAATAA